From the genome of Syngnathus acus chromosome 24, fSynAcu1.2, whole genome shotgun sequence, one region includes:
- the hmbox1b gene encoding homeobox-containing protein 1 isoform X2, whose translation MSDFSEEPRFTIEQIDLLQRLRRSGMTKQEILHALETLDRLDREHGDKFGRRTSSSSSSSSAYMVGGTNSCTNNSASNNTASATTTSSVTCNGAINNGEDAVGDHSATTASSTTSKISTATQTQFGSNGGGLSPSLSNNYDTSPPPAPPPPSTILPSPVSLVALSQNGRDSLAATPNGKLSPPRYPVNSAAAVRTFGFEPIEEDLDVDDKVEELMRRDSSMVKEEIKAFLGNRRISQAVVAQVTGISQSRISHWLLQHGSDLSEQKKRAFYRWYALEKTTPGATLNMRPAPLPLEEMEWRQTPPPLATAPGTFRLRRGSRFTWRKECLAVMESYFNDNQYPDEAKREEIANACNAVIQKPGKKLSDLERVTSLKVYNWFANRRKEIKRRANIATILESHGIDVQSPGGHSNSDDIDGNDFTDQACDLPYFDKRPLSRQFGLYRLEPSSPTQDDNAAHSEHQDPISLAVEMAAVNHTILALSRTGGVPSDIKTEVLEDD comes from the exons ATGTCTGACTTCAGCGAGGAGCCTCGCTTCACTATCGAGCAGATAGATCTGCTGCAGCGGCTGCGCCGCTCCGGCATGACCAAGCAGGAGATCCTGCATGCGCTGGAAACTCTGGACCGGCTGGACCGGGAGCACGGCGACAAGTTCGGTCGCCGcacctcatcctcctcctcttcctcctccgcctACATGGTAGGCGGGACAAACAGCTGCACCAACAACTCTGCCTCCAACAACACTGCCTCCGCAACCACCACCTCTTCCGTGACGTGCAACGGCGCCATCAACAATGGCGAAGATGCCGTCGGCGACCACTCCGCAACCACTGCCTCCTCTACGACCTCCAAGATATCCACAGCCACGCAGACGCAGTTTGGCAGCAACGGCGGGGGGCTCTCGCCCTCTCTTAGTAACAACTATGACACCTCCCCACCTCcagcgccgccgccacccTCCACCATCTTGCCCTCACCTGTCTCACTGGTGGCGTTGTCACAGAATGGGCGTGACAGTCTAGCTGCCACACCCAACGGAAAGCTGTCTCCTCCTCGCTACCCTGTCAACAGCGCCGCAGCAGTAAGAACCTTTGGGTTCGAGCCTATAGAAGAGGACCTTGATGTTGACGATAAAGTGGAGGAGCTGATGAG gaGGGATAGCAGCATGGTAAAAGAGGAGATTAAAGCCTTTCTGGGGAACCGCCGGATCTCGCAGGCTGTGGTGGCACAAGTCACTG GCATCAGCCAGAGCAGAATCTCCCATTGGCTGCTGCAGCATGGCTCCGATCTGAGTGAGCAGAAGAAGAGGGCCTTCTACCGTTGGTACGCGCTGGAGAAAACGACACCAG GTGCCACTCTGAACATGCGGCCGGCGCCATTGCCTCTGGAGGAGATGGAGTGGAGGCAAACTCCTCCTCCACTGGCCACAGCCCCGGGAACTTTCCGGCTTCGGCGGGGAAGCCGCTTCACTTGGAGGAAGGAGTGTCTGGCTGTGATGGAGAG CTACTTCAACGACAACCAGTACCCAGATGAAGCCAAAAGGGAGGAAATTGCCAACGCCTGCAATGCTGTTATTCAGAAACCAG GGAAGAAGCTATCTGATTTGGAGAGGGTCACTTCCCTCAAAGTTTACAACTGGTTCGCGAACCGCCGCAAAGAAATCAAGAGGCGAGCTAACATTG CCACAATCCTGGAGAGTCATGGGATAGACGTGCAGAGTCCAGGAGGACACTCCAACAGCGACGACATTGACGGGAACGATTTCACAGACCAG GCATGTGATCTGCCATATTTTGACAAGAGACCTCTCAGCCGACAATTTGGCCTTTACCGCTTGGAGCCCAGCTCCCCTACACAG GATGACAACGCCGCTCACAGCGAGCACCAGGATCCCATCTCTTTGGCTGTGGAGATGGCCGCAGTCAATCACACCATCTTGGCCCTGTCTAGAACCGGAGGGGTTCCCAGTGACATCAAGACAGAAGTCCTGGAGGACGACTGA
- the hmbox1b gene encoding homeobox-containing protein 1 isoform X1, with protein sequence MSDFSEEPRFTIEQIDLLQRLRRSGMTKQEILHALETLDRLDREHGDKFGRRTSSSSSSSSAYMVGGTNSCTNNSASNNTASATTTSSVTCNGAINNGEDAVGDHSATTASSTTSKISTATQTQFGSNGGGLSPSLSNNYDTSPPPAPPPPSTILPSPVSLVALSQNGRDSLAATPNGKLSPPRYPVNSAAAVRTFGFEPIEEDLDVDDKVEELMRRDSSMVKEEIKAFLGNRRISQAVVAQVTGISQSRISHWLLQHGSDLSEQKKRAFYRWYALEKTTPGATLNMRPAPLPLEEMEWRQTPPPLATAPGTFRLRRGSRFTWRKECLAVMESYFNDNQYPDEAKREEIANACNAVIQKPGKKLSDLERVTSLKVYNWFANRRKEIKRRANIEATILESHGIDVQSPGGHSNSDDIDGNDFTDQACDLPYFDKRPLSRQFGLYRLEPSSPTQDDNAAHSEHQDPISLAVEMAAVNHTILALSRTGGVPSDIKTEVLEDD encoded by the exons ATGTCTGACTTCAGCGAGGAGCCTCGCTTCACTATCGAGCAGATAGATCTGCTGCAGCGGCTGCGCCGCTCCGGCATGACCAAGCAGGAGATCCTGCATGCGCTGGAAACTCTGGACCGGCTGGACCGGGAGCACGGCGACAAGTTCGGTCGCCGcacctcatcctcctcctcttcctcctccgcctACATGGTAGGCGGGACAAACAGCTGCACCAACAACTCTGCCTCCAACAACACTGCCTCCGCAACCACCACCTCTTCCGTGACGTGCAACGGCGCCATCAACAATGGCGAAGATGCCGTCGGCGACCACTCCGCAACCACTGCCTCCTCTACGACCTCCAAGATATCCACAGCCACGCAGACGCAGTTTGGCAGCAACGGCGGGGGGCTCTCGCCCTCTCTTAGTAACAACTATGACACCTCCCCACCTCcagcgccgccgccacccTCCACCATCTTGCCCTCACCTGTCTCACTGGTGGCGTTGTCACAGAATGGGCGTGACAGTCTAGCTGCCACACCCAACGGAAAGCTGTCTCCTCCTCGCTACCCTGTCAACAGCGCCGCAGCAGTAAGAACCTTTGGGTTCGAGCCTATAGAAGAGGACCTTGATGTTGACGATAAAGTGGAGGAGCTGATGAG gaGGGATAGCAGCATGGTAAAAGAGGAGATTAAAGCCTTTCTGGGGAACCGCCGGATCTCGCAGGCTGTGGTGGCACAAGTCACTG GCATCAGCCAGAGCAGAATCTCCCATTGGCTGCTGCAGCATGGCTCCGATCTGAGTGAGCAGAAGAAGAGGGCCTTCTACCGTTGGTACGCGCTGGAGAAAACGACACCAG GTGCCACTCTGAACATGCGGCCGGCGCCATTGCCTCTGGAGGAGATGGAGTGGAGGCAAACTCCTCCTCCACTGGCCACAGCCCCGGGAACTTTCCGGCTTCGGCGGGGAAGCCGCTTCACTTGGAGGAAGGAGTGTCTGGCTGTGATGGAGAG CTACTTCAACGACAACCAGTACCCAGATGAAGCCAAAAGGGAGGAAATTGCCAACGCCTGCAATGCTGTTATTCAGAAACCAG GGAAGAAGCTATCTGATTTGGAGAGGGTCACTTCCCTCAAAGTTTACAACTGGTTCGCGAACCGCCGCAAAGAAATCAAGAGGCGAGCTAACATTG AAGCCACAATCCTGGAGAGTCATGGGATAGACGTGCAGAGTCCAGGAGGACACTCCAACAGCGACGACATTGACGGGAACGATTTCACAGACCAG GCATGTGATCTGCCATATTTTGACAAGAGACCTCTCAGCCGACAATTTGGCCTTTACCGCTTGGAGCCCAGCTCCCCTACACAG GATGACAACGCCGCTCACAGCGAGCACCAGGATCCCATCTCTTTGGCTGTGGAGATGGCCGCAGTCAATCACACCATCTTGGCCCTGTCTAGAACCGGAGGGGTTCCCAGTGACATCAAGACAGAAGTCCTGGAGGACGACTGA
- the LOC119117719 gene encoding trace amine-associated receptor 1-like produces the protein MEPDSFRNKTDATNPKHPCYESSNSSLIFTSDPSITCILGYCVLTFLSIATICGNLLVIISVVYFKQLHTPTNYFILSLSLADLLVGLLVFPFSMTFTVTSCFFDNNFICKIRDIFDVSLCTSSILNLCCISIDRYYAVCQPLAYRSKITAQVALSMILVCWGIAAVIGLCIIIGGYSQGTCEEMCSVTVILSNIMGPVLAFYLPAVIMSCIYLKIFFVAQRQVSSIQISNSMSKVERKATKTLAIVMGVFLLFMSPYFFCVVFQPLFSHPLSIPAIETLNWLTLSNSMLNPFIYAFFYNWFRSAFKMIITGKIFQGNLGDSILI, from the coding sequence ATGGAACCGGATTCGTTCCGGAACAAGACTGATGCTACAAATCCCAAACATCCTTGTTACGAGTCTTCCAATTCATCCTTGATATTTACAAGTGACCCGTCTATAACATGTATCTTAGGATATTGTGTCCTTACTTTTTTGTCTATTGCTACAATATGTGGAAATCTTCTTGTAATAATCTCAGTTGTGTACTTCAAACAACTTCACACTCCTACTAACTATTTTATTCTGTCTCTATCTTTGGCTGACTTACTCGTTGGTCTTTTGGTTTTTCCCTTCAGTATGACCTTTACTGTGACCTCGTGTTTTTTTGACAACAATTTCATCTGTAAAATCCGAGATATATTCGACGTGTCATTGTGCACGTCATCGATTTTGAATTTATGTTGCATATCTATTGACAGATATTATGCTGTGTGTCAGCCTCTGGCATATAGATCCAAAATAACTGCTCAAGTAGCTCTGTCTATGATTCTCGTGTGCTGGGGTATTGCCGCTGTGATTGGACTCTGTATTATAATAGGAGGATACAGCCAAGGAACATGTGAGGAAATGTGCTCTGTTACTGTTATTTTGTCAAACATTATGGGACCTGTTTTGGCTTTTTACCTACCTGCAGTCATTATGAGCTGCATCTacttgaagattttttttgtagctcaGAGGCAGGTGAGCAGCATCCAGATCTCAAACTCTATGAGTAAGGTAGAAAGGAAAGCTACCAAAACCCTGGCCATTGTTATGGGagtgtttttattattcatgtctccttactttttttgtgttgtctttcAGCCACTTTTCTCTCACCCCCTGTCGATTCCTGCGATTGAAACATTGAACTGGCTCACGTTATCTAATTCAATGCTGAATCCTTTTATTTATGCTTTCTTTTATAACTGGTTCCGGtctgcttttaaaatgattataactgggaaaatatttcaagGTAATTTGGGTGATTCCATATTGatttga
- the LOC119117718 gene encoding trace amine-associated receptor 1-like: MEPELTDIYTNIHPCYVLDNTTYIFTSNPSIICVSLYVFLGLLCVCMICGNLLVIISIIYFKQLHIHTNYLILSLAVADMLVGVLVFPLSMSFTIFSCWHHEGLFCKIRDGFDITLSVTSILNLCCISIDRYYAVCHPLTYRSKINDQVIDIMIMVSWGLAAIIGIGITVVGFSLGKCEESCLMAAMILISVSCIFSFYIPVIVMLSIYLRIFLVAQKQVRSIQSTACTMSGSIVSKMERKATKTLATVMGVFILCWAPFFIYFIFQPLVYNVTPIAVMETLNWIALLNSLLNPLIYAIFYSRFRTAYRLIITGKIFQGDFTNTQLF, from the coding sequence ATGGAACCAGAGCTGACCGACATTTATACTAACATACATCCCTGCTATGTATTAGATAATACAACATACATATTTACGAGTAATCCGTCAATTATATGTGTTTCACTGTATGTTTTTCTTGGTTTATTATGTGTTTGTATGATATGTGGAAACCTCCTTGTAATAATCTCAATCATATACTTTAAACAGCTCCACATACATACTAACTATCTCATTTTGTCTTTAGCTGTGGCTGATATGTTGGTCGGAGTTTTGGTTTTTCCTTTAAGTATGTCTTTCACCATATTCTCCTGTTGGCATCACGAAGGCCTGTTTTGTAAAATACGAGACGGTTTTGATATCACACTGAGTGTTACTTCAATTTTAAATCTTTGTTGTATTTCGATTGACAGATATTACGCAGTGTGCCACCCTCTGACCTACagaagtaaaataaatgatcaagTTATTGACATCATGATCATGGTAAGCTGGGGTCTTGCTGCAATAATAGGAATTGGAATTACAGTTGTCGGATTTAGTCTAGGGAAATGTGAAGAAAGCTGCCTAATGGCTGCAATGATTTTGATCTCTGTGTCATGCATATTTTCCTTTTATATTCCAGTGATCGTAATGCTTAGTATCTACTTGAGGATTTTTCTTGTTGCACAGAAACAAGTACGCAGCATCCAGAGTACAGCATGTACAATGTCAGGATCAATTGTCAGTAAAATGGAGAGGAAAGCTACCAAAACTCTAGCTACTGTTATGGGAGTTTTTATCTTATGTTGGGCACCATTCTTCATTTACTTCATCTTTCAGCCTTTAGTATATAATGTAACTCCAATCGCTGTGATGGAAACGCTAAATTGGATTGCGCTTTTAAATTCATTGCTTAACCCATTGATTTATGCTATCTTCTACAGCCGGTTCAGAACAGCTTATCGACTGATCATTACtgggaaaatatttcaaggcgattttacaaacacacaactCTTTTAA